The sequence cccgtggaagtttATTGCGTGTCCAACACAAATGTCTCACCTAGATAGTCCGAGGcactttctcacttcaacgggaaACCGGTTGGGTGCCAAAGTCggtccagagattccgggtggagcataaCGTCCGGTTCACTGGCGCTTCGACTACCCAAAACCGATTATTCGACGCGTCACGAACTACTCagcatagtccccggcggtggatctagcctactccgactagaAGCTTCCCGGTAGCGGAAACTCTCCCGAACGGAACTTTTGTTAACATTGAGCCGTTCGGCTCCCAGCATAGTTTCCTTGACTTTTGCTGCACTTttcgttgagccatttagctcccagcTAAATCGCGGGCTACTCGGATGATCCCCGGCGGcagatctatcctactccgacagggagttccccgacgttggaatttcctcggaaccGACGACTCGCTTCTGTGTAAGACTTGTTTTTACCACTTTTAACATTTCTGGTGTTTTCCAGATCAGCGCAGGACGGGAGGCCTTTCTTACTTCAGCGAGTGACCGGtccgagtgccgaagtcgatccagagattccgggtggagcatagcgtccggttcaatggtgctcCGACGACCCGAAACCAGTTCTACCAACGCGTCACGTTCTACTCGGCCTAGTCCCCGACGatggatctagcctactccgactagaGGCTCCCCGGCGGCGGAAACTCTTCGATATTAATCTTCTGTATTCTTGAGCCATTAAGCTCCCAACTGGATCGCGatttactcagatagtccccggcggcggatctatcctacaCCGACAGGAAGTTCCCCGACGACGGAAGCTTCCCCGTGACCGACCGACCGATTATGATCGCTTCCAGACACCCTCTGGTCTTCACGCCATTTTCGCTGCAGCGATTTCATGATCTGCGTTACCACTCTTCCTATTTCGTTCCACGTATTCTCATTTTGCACATTTCTTGCACGATGTTCTCGGGGTTTATATTACTAGCGCTGCCTACTGAGAGCACACTTCGCTCTGTCCTGAATCGAGGACAGTCGAAGAACACGTGCTCAGTGTCTCCTCGCAGTTCGGGCAGGCCGGGCAAAGGGGGGACTCTGCGTGTCCGAATCTGTGCAGATACTTCCGAAAACATCCATGGCCCAACCGGAATTGTGTCAGGAAGAAGTTTACTTCCCCGTGTTTTCTGTCCACCCACAACGACAGATTCGGAATGAGCCGATATgtccaccttcctttcgaaCTACTGTTCCAAGCCAGCTGCCACTTCCTCATCGAATCGGCTCTCGCAACCATGCGAGCACCAACCGTTCCTCGCAGTCTGTAGCAGTTGTAGCACTCACAGTCCTCCTCCAATACAATGTTAATGGGGGTCATTCCTACTATGGCACAGACCGCATCAATCGATATGGTACGATAGGCACTTGCTATGCTCATGGCCATCAGCCTATAGGCGCTATTGAGCCGAATCAGATTTCCCCTCGTAATTACAGCAGCTGCCAAGACGGGAGCTCCGCCTCTAAATATTGACGTAGATTCGCTGGCCATGAGTCTTCTTTTACTGCTACTAACCGCAGAACTGTTTGACATGATTCTGGTCAACGCAGTGATCGCTTTAGTTGCCTTCTCGCAAGCATAATCGACGTGACTATTGAAATTgagccggtcgtcgatcattaccccgaGGTGCTTTTACCTCTCGTTTTGAGGCGATGGTGGCTTCTCCGGCCGTAATCGTACTATGCTGTACTGCTTTTCGGTTGCTGATCATCAT comes from Armigeres subalbatus isolate Guangzhou_Male chromosome 2, GZ_Asu_2, whole genome shotgun sequence and encodes:
- the LOC134209381 gene encoding uncharacterized protein LOC134209381, encoding MIDDRLNFNSHVDYACEKATKAITALTRIMSNSSAVSSSKRRLMASESTSIFRGGAPVLAAAVITRGNLIRLNSAYRLMAMSIASAYRTISIDAVCAIVGMTPINIVLEEDCECYNCYRLRGTVGARMVARADSMRKWQLAWNSSSKGRWTYRLIPNLSLWVDRKHGEVNFFLTQFRLGHGCFRKYLHRFGHAESPLCPACPNCEETLSTCSSTVLDSGQSEVCSQ